AATAACGCCCATACAATTAATAAAATAAAAAATTTTTTAATATATTGTTTCATCTGCATATTCTCCTATCTTCATAAACTTATCCTTAATTTCTAATAAAATTTTACTAGCCTTCTTATATTCTTTGTCTAAAAATAATTTAGAAAACTTTTGACATAAAACTCCTAATTCTTTATATTCTGCAATAAAATCATTACTTGGTGATCCATTTTGATAATATTTCGTTAAATATTTTTCATTAGCATCTTTTTCTATTTTTTTCCCAGTTTTTGAATTTTCAACGCCCACTTATCATCACATAAATCATCTTCACTAATAAGTTTTTCTAAATCATACATATTTTTATCAATAAATGCATGACTATTTGCATTATTAAATGAATTACTCCTTTCACACATTTTAATACTAAGTAATGCAATAATTATAATTATCACAACTAAAAAAATCCTTTTTTTACTTTTCATAAGTTTTCCTCCATATAGTAAATTCTTTGTAAATTATATCATTATAACATCTAAAAGTCTATTTCACTTTTCAATCATTTTCTACTTTAATTTAAACATTTAAATACGATAAATACGTGTTTTTCAAAACTATATTATTTGCATATTCACATCTATTTTAGCACACAAATCACTAATTACTTTCATATTAAACCGCTATATAAAATCATTATCCATTTAACAAGGCATTACATTACACAGTACAAACACTCCCAATTCTTTCATAATTTTCATATTCTTTTTATTGAC
The Bacilli bacterium PM5-9 DNA segment above includes these coding regions:
- a CDS encoding putative KAP-like P-loop ATPase (product_source=COG4928; cog=COG4928; transmembrane_helix_parts=Inside_1_6,TMhelix_7_24,Outside_25_70), coding for MKSKKRIFLVVIIIIIALLSIKMCERSNSFNNANSHAFIDKNMYDLEKLISEDDLCDDKWALKIQKLGKK
- a CDS encoding hypothetical protein (product_source=Hypo-rule applied), with translation MGVENSKTGKKIEKDANEKYLTKYYQNGSPSNDFIAEYKELGVLCQKFSKLFLDKEYKKASKILLEIKDKFMKIGEYADETIY